In Desulfosudis oleivorans Hxd3, the DNA window ATGTACAAGCCATCAATGATATAGCAGCAAAAAACGGGATGAGTAATACTCCGGATATAGTTAAGAAAGCCAAAATCATTGGGTCAGTAACTGGAATGCCCATTACTGCAACTGCTAAAACGAAGAGCAAGTAACTGGCCCCGTCTATTACGACCAGTCTTAAAAATCGTGGCTTGATTGTTTTTTTGCCTGATCCATTCATATCGACTTAAGGGGTAACATGGGCAACCCGTTGCCCGTGCCCGAAGGGCGAGAGGTTATAATTTAAAGGAGGAATAAGTGCCTCCTCCTGTGCTGAACAGACTGGCAGGCAGGCTGCCGGTGTCACCCACGAACCTGTTCAATAGATTTAATTGACCAAAGTTTGAATCTGAACAACATTAAAACAGCAGAAATTATAATACTGACTGCCAACCAAACAATCTCGTTTTCTGTTAAGAAAGATAACAAATAGGCATTAAGAAGAATTACAAAAACATACCCACCACCTTTTTTTATGTAGAAATGGGCAATTGGAAAAAACACAACGCTTAGAACCATACCTAACCAAAATCTATTCGGAGCAAACTTTCTGCATAGAAATATTATCAAAATCGGAACGAAAAGCAGGAACAAATTCAAAATTTGATAGATAGTATTTTGCATGTTAACCCTCTAACACTGGAGCTGAAACGTGCGCTGTTTCGGCGCGTCGTTTTCCAGCGATATGTTAGCGGTGTATTATCATTTTTTTGCCAATGGCAAAACGGCCATTAATAATCGCCTCTTTAATTGAAAAATATTCCTGCTCATACACCTTGCTAAAAGAGGTAAAAGAATCTTGAGCGATCACTCTCAAAAGTAAGGTTGATTCTTGTGTATTGCTCCATTCAACTTCCAAATTGGCATCTGTCGAAAATTCAAATGAACAATCCAGTGGATTATTTTTACAATAAGGTTTTAATATGCAACGATCATTCTTGAGTAGCTTTACATCGTATATTTTTCTTCCTTTTCCGCCTTCAACAACTCTATTCCCTATAATTTGCATTTCTGCTCTGATGTTTATGGCAGTGCGACAGCCGCAGTTGACGACTTTCACTGAATAGATATTTTTTCCATCATATTCGCCTTTCGAAATAGTCTTTGAAATAGATAGTTGGGGACGGAAAAATGAGGCGAAAATCAAAAAGACAATTGAGGCAACTAAACTACCTGCAACTCCTAAAAGAAATGGTTCAATTTCCATATGATTTTTTCTCCAGCTGACATAGATTATACGGCTGCTGTATTTCCCCCAGTCTTGGCCCATTATCAGGACCGGGGCTGCTGCTGTCAACAAAAAAGGGGACGGTGCAAACCGTCCCCTTTTTTGTTCTTTTTTCTGTCCGGTGCGGCCGGCATCAGGCGGAAATTTCGATTTTTCTGGGCTGGGCCTTTTCCGCCTTGGGCAGGCGCAGCCGAAGCACGCCGTCGTTGAGTTTGGCCTCGATCCGGCTCTGGTCGATGATATCGGACAGGGTGAACTGCCGGTAGTACTTGCCCACCTCGTATTCAATCAGAATGTCCTGCTCGTCGGCATTTTCAAAAGGCGCAATATCACCGGACAGGGTCAGCACATTGTCCCGAAGGTCGATGGTCAGATCCTTTGATGTCACACCGGGCATATCAGCCAGCAGGGTGATGTCGGCATCGGTTTCAAAAATATCCACCGCCGGGGTGAACACGGCGCCCGGCCGGGTCTGTTCGGGCGTGGCCGCTTCCATCTTCTCTTTTACCTGGATCTCTTTTTTCTCTTTGTCTGTCATTCCTATCCCCTCCTTTCACAGTCTGATGGATTGGATAAAATTGTTCAGGAGTTTCAGTTCACCGCGATCTGCCGGGGCTTGGCCGCTTCCGACTTGGGCACGGTGATGGTCAGAATGCCGTTGACCAGGGATGCCTTTATCTTGCCGGCGTCAATGTCGCCGGGCATCTTGACCATTCTGGAAAACCGGCCCGCGTCCCGCTCCCGGCGATGAAACTTGGCGCCCGTGTCCTCTTCAGGCAGCCTGCGCTCGCCGGAAATGGAAAGGCTGTTGCCCGTGGCCTGAATGTCCAGGTCGCCGGCCTTTACGCCCGGCAGCTCGGCCCGCAGGTAGAAGTTCTCCTTTCCCTCGGTAAGGTTGATCAGGGGGAACACCCCTGCCCCTGCCAGGCGCTGGCTGCCTTCGATGTTTTCCATGATCCTGCCCAGCTGCCGCCGGATCGGCTCCAGCTCGTTGAGATAATTTTGCAGGCCCCAGCCGGGAAAATCAAAAAGGCGTCTGGTGATCATAGCGTATCCTCCTTTCATTCCGGGTTCCGTAGCCGCCCACGCGACCCCGGAACCGTTTGGTATTTAACCCTCAATTTTAATGGTTCGTCCCTGGTGCTCCTTTGTTTTGGGCATGGTTACCTTCAATACGCCCCTGTTAAATGGACGGACACCTCCTGTCTTTTTAGCAACATATAGAGTGTTAAATCAAAAGGTTATATTTTTCAGAAAAATAATAATCACAAAGGCCGGGCTGTCAAGAAGGGATGAAAAAATTTTTTGCCGGCCCAAAGCAGCGCTTCCGGCAGGCAGGCAGACAGCCAGAAGATATGGTCTGAATATTGCAAAAGTTGATTTTGCCGCCGGCCTTATAATAAGATGATCGAACAAATAGTTTTCAACCGGTAAAGCCTCAGGCTTGAACTTTAAGAAAGGAATCTTCCATGGAAAACCAGCCGGACATGTACCGATGCCAGACCGTCAACTGCGGTTATATCTACAATTCGGACAGGGGCGACAGAAAGGGCAAGATCGAAAAGGGGACCCGGTTTGCCGACCTGCCGGATGACTGGAAGTGCCCGGTGTGCGGGGCCGGGAAGAAGATGTTTGCTCCCATGATCTGATGCTGACTTTCGAAGGAGAGGGTCATGACCGATCAGGCTGTAATTGTGCCGTGCAGCCGCTGCGGCGCGAAAAACCGGGTGAGAACGGACCCTGCGGGGAAAATGCCGGTGTGCGGGAAATGCAGGGCCCCGCTGGTTGCCGGCAAAGCCCTCTCTGTCCCGATTACCGTCTTTGACCGGACCTTTCAGGACGAGGTTCTGTCCAGCGCCGTACCGGTGCTGGTGGACTTCTGGGCCCCCTGGTGCGGGCCGTGCAAAATGGTCGGCCCCATGCTTGAGCGGCTGGCCGCAAAGTATGCCGGCCGTGTCAAGATCGCAAAGCTCAACGTGGATGAAAACCCGGCCACCGCCTCCCGTTACGCGGTGTCCAGCATTCCCACCCTGCTCTTTTTCAAACAGGGCCGGGTGGCCCAGACCCTTGTGGGGGCCGTGCCTGAAAGCCGGATCGAGGACCAGATCCGGGCACTGCTGGCATAACCCGGCATGTCGCCGGGGTAAAAACCCACCAGAAAAACCGTGTCACGATACAATGGTGTCTGAAAAGTACCGTGATACAGTAAAAAAAGTTTTTGTAATTTAAATCAGTATGTTATTTTTTATGCCCGGCCGGCTGAAACAGAATCTGGTCGTTGTTTCAGTGGGCAGGACCGGAGCACATACTGTTTCCTGATGTCATGCCCCGCCGGTTAGTTTTTTAATATGTTAATATAACAAGTAAAATTATTATTTTTCGTTTTTACTCCCGATTCTGGCACGCAAATTGATAAGTTATCTGGTTTAAATTACACGCCTGCGTGCGGGCCTATTATCGGGAGCACAACATGTTAAAACCTTGTGACACCAACATCAAAGAGCTGTTACGGCTGTCCGAAGAGATGATCTACCTGGCGGCCAAGGGTTACGAAGAACACGAAGACGACGGCTGCGCCATTCTTTACGGGGTGCTGCTGGACTCGGCCCACCAGATTCGAAAGCTGGCTGAAACCGAAATGTGGGCCCACATTCAGAAGGGGTGGTGGAAAGAGGCCTGACAACGGCTTTACCTTCATTTTTATCCACGAAGGCAGGCACGTTGTGAAACCATATCTTTTTTCATGACCAACAATATTAACCACTGACTGTAAGGAGGAATCATGTCACGTATCAAGGGAACACGAACCGAAAAAAACCTGCTCGCGTCTTTTGCCGGCGAATCCCAGGCCAGAAACCGCTACACCTATTTTGCCGGACAGGCCAGAAAAGACGGGTATGTCCAGATCGCTGATATTTTTGAAGAGACCGCGAACCAGGAAAAAGAGCATGCCAAACGGTTTTTCAAGTTTCTCGAAGGCGGTGAGCTGGAGATCACAGCCGCTTTTCCCGCCGGCGTAATCGGCACCACCCTGGAAAACCTTCAGGCCGCGGCCGAGGGCGAGCATTATGAGCAGGCCACCATGTATCCGGAATTTGCCAAAGTGGCCCGGGAAGAAGGGTTTGAGGATATCGCCATTGTATATGAAAAGATAGCCGTGGCGGAAAAACAGCATGAAAAACGGTACAGGGACCTGGCCGCCAACATCGAGGCCGGGCGGGTATTCAAGCGGGATGAATCGACCGTATGGCGGTGCCGCAACTGCGGTTATCTCCACGAAGCAGCGGCCGCGCCGGAAATGTGCCCGGCCTGCGCCCATCCCCAGGCCCATTTCGAGCTGCTGGGGGAAAACTGGTAGACCGGGCAGAGCTTCAATCCGCAGGGGCGCGGCCGGCCGCGCCCCTGCTTTAACCCGAAGTTTTCATGAAAGGACATGAACATGGCAAAGGCGCTGATCGTCTACTCCACCCGCACCGGGGAAACCCAGAAGATCGCCGAACTCATCGCCGAGGGACTCCGGTTTTCAGCGGTGGATGTAACCCTGATGGAAGTAAAGGACGTCAAAAAAGCGGCAGCCCTGGCCGGCTATGACGCTTATGTGTTCGGCGCTCCCACCTATCACGGGGAGATGACCGCCGGCATGAAGACATTCCTGTTTCTGGCGGAAAAGGCCGAACTGGCCGGGAAGGTGGGCGGGGCCTTTGGGGCCTTTGGCTGGAGCGGTGAGGCGCCGGAGCGTATTTTTGAAACCATGGCCCGCATCTTCAACATGAATATGACCGAGGGTCCCCTGATGCTCAAGTCGGCCAGCCTGGAGGGGGGGATGAAGATGGCCCAGAATTACGGGCGCCAGATCGGCCAGAAAATTACCTGACAACCTGCCGATGGGGAAAAGCGTTTGAATTGCGCGCGTAAAAACGGTAGGATAGGCGCACATCCAATCGTATCAACACCAGACCAAGGACGTGGCTCATGGACCCGTTAATGCTTTCCCGGCTTCAGTTTGCCGCAGCGACCCTGTTTCATTTCATCTTTGTTCCCCTCACCCTGGGCCTTGCCGTGCTCATCGCCTTCATGGAGACACGGTATGCATGGACCGGGGACAAGACCTATCTTAAAATGGTCAAATTCTGGGGCCGGCTGTTTCTGATCAATTTCGCCCTGGGCGTGGTGACCGGCATCACCCTGGAGTTCCAGTTCGGCACCAACTGGGCCCGGTACTCGGCCTATGTGGGTGACGTGTTCGGGTCCCTGCTGGCCATTGAAGCCACTGTGGCCTTTTTTCTGGAGTCGGTGCTGCTGGGCGTCTGGATCTTCGGCTGGAAAAAGCTCTCCGCCAAGGCCCATGGCATTGTAATGTGGCTGGTGGCCCTGGCCGGCACCTTTTCCGCCGTCTGGATTCTGATCGCCAACGCCTGGATGCAGCACCCGGTGGGCTACGTGATCCGCAACGGCCGGGCCGAGCTGGAAAACTTCTTTGCCGTGGTCACCCAGCCGTTTGCCGTTCTGATGATTCTTCACACCCTCAGCGCCGCCTACATTGTTGCCGCTTTTTTCGTGATGGGCATCAGCGCCTACCATCTTTTGAAAAAACAGCACGTGGAGGTCTTTACCCGTTCCTTTAAAATCGCCCTGGTGTTCGGCCTGGTTTTTTCCTTTTTTGAAGTGGCCGAAGGCCACCTGCACGGCGCCGACCTGGCCCACAGCCAGCCGGCCAAGCTGGCGGCCCTGGATGCCCACTGGGAAACATCCGAACGGGCGCCTTTGTATTTTTTCGCCATTCCCGATGAAAAAAACGAGAGAAACATTCTTGAAATCGGCAAGGTGCCGGGGGGCCTGAGCCTCATGGCCTTTCACGATTTCAACGCCGAAGTAAAGGGATTAAAGGACTTTCCAAAAGATGAGCGGCCACCGGTGCTGATCACCACGGTCTCCTTCAAGATCATGGTGGGCCTGGGGTCACTGTTCTGCCTGCTGACGGCAGTCGGCTTTTTCCTGCGCAACCGGCTGATGGAAACCCCGTGGTACCTGAAAATCATGGTGGCCGCCATTCCCCTGCCCTATATCGCTTCCGAACTGGGCTGGGTGGTGGCCGAGGTGGGCCGCCAGCCCTGGATCGTGTACGGGGT includes these proteins:
- a CDS encoding Hsp20/alpha crystallin family protein, which produces MTDKEKKEIQVKEKMEAATPEQTRPGAVFTPAVDIFETDADITLLADMPGVTSKDLTIDLRDNVLTLSGDIAPFENADEQDILIEYEVGKYYRQFTLSDIIDQSRIEAKLNDGVLRLRLPKAEKAQPRKIEISA
- a CDS encoding Hsp20/alpha crystallin family protein, translated to MITRRLFDFPGWGLQNYLNELEPIRRQLGRIMENIEGSQRLAGAGVFPLINLTEGKENFYLRAELPGVKAGDLDIQATGNSLSISGERRLPEEDTGAKFHRRERDAGRFSRMVKMPGDIDAGKIKASLVNGILTITVPKSEAAKPRQIAVN
- a CDS encoding rubredoxin — translated: MENQPDMYRCQTVNCGYIYNSDRGDRKGKIEKGTRFADLPDDWKCPVCGAGKKMFAPMI
- the trxA gene encoding thioredoxin; translation: MTDQAVIVPCSRCGAKNRVRTDPAGKMPVCGKCRAPLVAGKALSVPITVFDRTFQDEVLSSAVPVLVDFWAPWCGPCKMVGPMLERLAAKYAGRVKIAKLNVDENPATASRYAVSSIPTLLFFKQGRVAQTLVGAVPESRIEDQIRALLA
- the rbr gene encoding rubrerythrin is translated as MSRIKGTRTEKNLLASFAGESQARNRYTYFAGQARKDGYVQIADIFEETANQEKEHAKRFFKFLEGGELEITAAFPAGVIGTTLENLQAAAEGEHYEQATMYPEFAKVAREEGFEDIAIVYEKIAVAEKQHEKRYRDLAANIEAGRVFKRDESTVWRCRNCGYLHEAAAAPEMCPACAHPQAHFELLGENW
- a CDS encoding flavodoxin domain-containing protein produces the protein MAKALIVYSTRTGETQKIAELIAEGLRFSAVDVTLMEVKDVKKAAALAGYDAYVFGAPTYHGEMTAGMKTFLFLAEKAELAGKVGGAFGAFGWSGEAPERIFETMARIFNMNMTEGPLMLKSASLEGGMKMAQNYGRQIGQKIT
- a CDS encoding cytochrome ubiquinol oxidase subunit I, whose translation is MDPLMLSRLQFAAATLFHFIFVPLTLGLAVLIAFMETRYAWTGDKTYLKMVKFWGRLFLINFALGVVTGITLEFQFGTNWARYSAYVGDVFGSLLAIEATVAFFLESVLLGVWIFGWKKLSAKAHGIVMWLVALAGTFSAVWILIANAWMQHPVGYVIRNGRAELENFFAVVTQPFAVLMILHTLSAAYIVAAFFVMGISAYHLLKKQHVEVFTRSFKIALVFGLVFSFFEVAEGHLHGADLAHSQPAKLAALDAHWETSERAPLYFFAIPDEKNERNILEIGKVPGGLSLMAFHDFNAEVKGLKDFPKDERPPVLITTVSFKIMVGLGSLFCLLTAVGFFLRNRLMETPWYLKIMVAAIPLPYIASELGWVVAEVGRQPWIVYGVMKTADAVSANISAGQVAVSLAGFVLVYGLLGAVGIYLMATSAVKGPVELE